From the Streptomyces sp. Sge12 genome, the window TACGAGTCACGCACCTGGCCCGGGCCCGGAGCCAAGGAGCGGGCCATCCGCGAAGGACTGGGGATGGCCCCCGTCCGCTACTACCAGCTGCTCAACGCGCTCATGGACGATCCGCGGGCGCTGGCCCACGCCCCGGGCACCGTCAACCGGCTGCGCAGGATCCGCGAGGCCCAGCGAGCCCGGCGATAGCCGTAGCCGTCGCACCGCTGGGCCGTTAGGGTCGTGCTTATGGGGAGCCATCCGCACGATCTGCCGATGCCCGTCACCGCAGCCGGACGCGAGGGACTCGAAGCCCTCCTCCGCGCGCCTCGCCGGTCCGTGGTCGCCCTGGACTTCGACGGCACCCTCGCCGACATCGTCCCGGACCCGGACCAGGCCCGGGCCCACCCGGGAGCCGTCCCGGCCCTGTCCGCACTCGCCCCCGAGGTCGACTCGGTGGCCGTGATCACCGGCCGCCCGGCCGGCGTCGCCGTCCGCTACGGCGGCTTCGCCGGGGTACCCGGACTGGAACACATGGTCGTCCTCGGCCACTACGGGGCCGAACGCTGGGACGCCGTCAGCGGCATCGTCCACGCCCCCGCCGAGCACCCCGGGGTGGCGGCGGTCCGGGCCGAGCTGCCGGGGTTCCTGGACTCGATCGGCGCCTGGCGCGGCACCTGGATCGAGGAGAAGGGCCGGGCCCTGGCCGTCCACACCCGCCGGGCGGAGAACCCGGCGGCGGCGTTCGCGGCGCTGCGGGAGCCGCTGGCCGAGCTGGCGGCGCGGCACGGGCTGATGGTCGAACCGGGGCGCGCGGTGCTGGAGCTGCGGCCGCCGGGCATGGACAAGGGCGTCGCCCTGACGGAGTTCCTGGCGGAGCGGGACGCGGGGGCGGTGCTGTACGCGGGCGACGACCTGGGTGACCTCGCCGCCTACGCGGCCGTGGAGAAGGGCCGTACGGACGGGCTGCCGGGGGTGCTGGTGTGCAGTGGCTCCGCGGAGGTGCCGGAGCTGGCCTCCCGCGCCGACCTCGTCCTCCCGGGTCCGGGCTCGGTGGCCGGCTTCCTGGCCGCCCTGGCCGAAGCCATCCGCCGCTGAGCCTCCGCCGCCGGGGGCTCTGCCCCCGGACCCCCGCGCCTCAAACGCCGGCGAGGCTGGATTTGACCGGTGCCGCCGGAAAGTTCAGCCCCTCCGGCGTTCGAGGAGCGGGGTCCGGGGCAGCGCCCCGGCAACGGCGCCGCAGGGTGGTCAGTCGGCAAGCGCCGAGAGCTGGGCCGTGAACCAGGCCGTCGGGGGGAGGGACGTCGCCGCCGCCGCGAGGCGCTTGGTGCGTTCCGCGCGCTCGGCCATCGGCATCGACAGCGCCGCGTGCAGCGCATCCGCCGTCGCCGTCACGTCGTACGGGTTCACCGTCAGCGCGTCCTGGCGGAGCTCCTCGTACGCCCCCGCCCCGGTGGACAGCACCAGCACGCACCCCGCCTCCGACACCACCGGGATCTCCTTCGCCACCAGGTTCATCCCGTCCCGCACCGGGTTCACCAGCGCCACGTCCGCCAGCCGGTACGCCGCCAGGGAGCGCGCGAAGTCGTCCTTCACCGACACCAGCACCGGCTGCCAGTCCTCCGTACCGAACTCCGCGTTGATCTCCTCGGCCAGCTCCGCCACCGCCGCCGTGTACTCCCGGTACACCCGCAGGTCCTGCCGCGACGGGTACGCCGACGCCAGGTGGACCACCCGGCCGTGCCACTGCGGGCGCGTGGTCAGCAGCTCCCGGTACGCCAGCAGGCCGCGCAGGATGTTCTTCGACAGCTCGGTGCGGTCCACGCGGACGATCGTCCGCAGGCCGTCCACCTCTGCCCGCAGCTCCGCCAGCTTGTCATTCACCTCCGGCCGGTGCGCCAGCGCCCGCAGCTCGTCGCCGTCCACGCCCAGCGGGTACGCCCGCACGCTCGTGGTGCGGGCGGGCCACACCGAGTACCGGTGGTGCTCCACGACCGAGCCCTCGCGGACCTCGGCCTGCCCCCACGCGTCGTCCAGCCGCGCCGAGCCGAGGAACTCGGCCGCCCAGGCCTCGGTGTGGAAGCCGAGCACGTCCGCGCCGAGCATCCCCCACAGCAGGGTCTCGCGGACCACGTCCGGCAGCATCGAGAGGTAGGCGGGCGCGGCCCACGGGGTGTGCGTGAAGTGCGCGATCCGCAGGTCGGGGCGCAGCACCCGGAGCAGTCCCGGGACCAGCGCCAGGTGGTAGTCCTGCACCAGCACCGACGCGCCCTGCCCGGCCTCCTCGGCCAGGGCCTCGGCGAAGGCCTGGTTGTAGCGCTCGTACGACTCCCACCGGCGGCGGAACTCCGCGTCGAAGACCGGCTCGCGCGGGATGTCGTAGAGGTGGTGGTGGGTGAACCACAGCACAGAGTTGGCGATGCCGTTGTACGCGTCGTCGTACATGGTGGGATCGATATCCAGCATGCGGACGCCCGGTTCGGCGACGCCCCGCCGGACCGCCTCGCGGTCCGCGTCCGAGAGTGCCGCGCAGATCCACAGCGCGTCCGGTTGCTCGGCGAGAGCGGTGGAGAGTCCGGAGACGAGACCGCCCCCGCCGCGCCGGGCGCTGAGCGTCCCGTCCTCGGCGAGGGCGTAGGAGAGGGGGCCGCGGTTCGCTGCAACGAGTACCTGGGAAGCCATGCGGCCAACCTAGCCCGGCCCGCGCCCCCTCAAACCGTACGATCGCTCACGCCACGCGACGCAGCGCGTACTCCTTGATGCCCGCCATCGGCGGCCGCTCCTCGGTGTCCACCGGGTACGTCCGCGGTACGAAGCCCTCCGGTCCGCGCTCGAACTGCGTCAGCTCCGGCCGTACGAGGTGTCCGCGCGAGAGCCGTACCTGGGCGGTGCGGTAGATCGCCGCGGCCATCCGGCCCAGCGCCTGCCCGTCCTGATGGCGGTGGATCCGTACGCCCACGTCCACCTGGGCCAGCGCGTCCAGCCCGACCGTGTGCAGCGCGTCGACCAGCAGGCCCAGCTCGACGCCGTACCCGACGGGGAACGGCAGCCGTTCCAGCAGGCAGCGGCGTACGGCGTACTCGCCGCCCAGCGGCTGGACGAAGCCGGCCAGCTGCGGCCAGTGCAGGTTCAGGAGCGGGCGGGCGACCAGCTCGGTGACGCGGCCGCCCTGGCCGGGGGTCCTGCCGGGGGCGAGCCCGTCGAATTCCGGGCCCAGCGGCCGGTCGTACATCGCCTTGACGAACTGCACGTCCGGATCGGTGAGCAGCGGGCCCACGATCCCGGAGACGAAGGTGGCGGAGAAGTCCCGCAGGTCGGCGTCGACGAAGCAGACGATGTCCCCGTCGGTGGCCAGCAGCGAGCGCCACAGCACCTCGCCCTTGCCGGGCAGCGCCGGGATGCGGGGCAGCACCTCGTCGCGGTGCACCACCCGGGCCCCGGCCTTCGCCGCGACCTCGGCGGTGCGGTCGCTGGAGCCCGAGTCGAGGACGACCAGTTCGTCGACCAGGGGGACGGGCAGTCCCTCGATCAGCTCACGCCGGATCACTTCGACGATCGCGCCGACCGTCGCCTCCTCGTCCAGCGCGGGCAGCACCACGCTGACCGTGGTCCCGGCCGCCCGTTTCCGGTCGAGCAGCTGGTCGAGCGGTCGGTCGGCGGCGGACCAGGAGCGGTCGGCCAGCCATCGCTCCACCTCTTCCAGCACCCTCAGCACTCCCTGCGTGTCGGCGATATCCGCCGGTATGTGATCCATCTCGAGGTTCGGACGCCTGTCTCAACCGCCCGGCCCTTCGGTTACAGTCTTGAACAACGCGAAGGGCCACCGCATGCCGGGGGTCCTCGTGACAAACGCCCGGGCGCGCCGAAGAGCGCGTCGCCCGGTGCCATACCGCTCATCCAGAGGGGCAGAGGGACACGGCCCGTTGAAGCCCCGGCAACCCTCCAGTCGGTTCTCGCGATCGCGCACATCAGCGACGTCAGCGAGGTCCCCGGCTAGGGAAGGTGCCAATTCCGTCTCATGGCGAAGTGCGCCATGGGGAAGATGAGGAGAAAGGGCCTCGCCATCATGGCTGCACAGACTGTCGCCACCTCTGTTGATCTCGGACCTGCCACCGGCCTTTCCTGTCGCGAGTGCGGTACCCGTTTCGAGCTCGGCCCCATCTTCGCGTGCGCCGAGTGCTTCGGACCGCTGGAAGTCGCCTACGACCTCCCGACCGGTGACCCCGAGACCCTGCGCGCCGCGATCGAGGCCGGCCCCAACAACATCTGGCGCTACGCGCCGCTGCTGCCCGTCCCCGCGGACGTGGCCGCCAAGCCCAGCCTGAACCCCGGCTTCACCAAGCTCGTGGACGCGGCCAACCTGGCCAAGGAGCTGGGCGTCACCGGCAAGCTGTACGTCAAGGACGACTCCGGCAACCCGACGCACTCCTTCAAGGACCGCGTCGTGGCCATCGCCGTCGAGGCCGCCCGTGCCTTCGGCTTCACCACCCTGTCCTGCTCCTCGACCGGCAACCTGGCCGGCGCCGTCGGCGCCGCGGCCGCCCGGGCCGGCTTCCGCTCCTGCGTGTTCATCCCGCACGACCTGGAGCAGGGCAAGGTCGTCATGGCCGGTGTGTACGGCGGCGACCTGGTCGGCATCGAGGGCAACTACGACGACGTCAACCGCTTCTGCTCCGAGCTCATCGGCGACCCGCTGGGCGAGGGCTGGGGCTTCGTCAACGTCAACCTCCGTCCGTACTACGGCGAGGGCTCCAAGACCCTGGCGTACGAGATCTGCGAGCAGCTCGGCTGGCAGCTGCCCGACCAGATCGTGATCCCGATCGCGTCCGGCTCCCAGCTGACGAAGATCGACAAGGGTCTGCAGGAGCTCATCAAGCTGGGCCTGGTCGAGGACAAGCCGTACAAGATCTTCGGTGCGCAGGCCGAGGGCTGCTCCCCGGTGTCGACCGCGTTCAAGGCCGGTCACGACGTGGTCCGCCCGCAGAAGCCGAACACCATCGCCAAGTCCCTCGCGATCGGCAACCCGGCGGACGGTCCGTACGTCCTGGACATCGCGCGCCGCACCGGCGGTTTCGTCGAGGACGTGAACGACGAGCAGGTCGTCGAGGCCATCAAGATCCTCGCGCAGACCGAGGGCATCTTCGCCGAGACCGCGGGCGGCGTGACCGTCGGCGTGACGAAGAAGCTCATCGACAACGGGCAGCTCGACCCGACGCTGACCACCGTCGTCCTCAACACCGGTGACGGCCTCAAGACCCTGGAGGCGGTGGCCGCGGACAGCGGGCAGACCGCCACCATCCGCCCGAGCCTGGACGCGTTCCGCGCCGCCGGCCTGGCCTAGGGGGTGTCCGGCGGGTCAGGGCCGGGTCCCCGGCCCGCCCGGCACCGCGCCTTGCCGCGTTGTCGTCGGTCGCCGACGCTCCGCGTCGACTCCCTCCTCCGCCTTGCAATGCACGGCACCAGACGACCCGGGGACCCGGCCCTGACCCGCCGGACACCCCCTCTCCCCGCCCTACCGGAAAGGCAGTAGCGCCATGAGCGTCAACGTCCGCATCCCCACCAT encodes:
- a CDS encoding glucosyl-3-phosphoglycerate synthase, with amino-acid sequence MLEEVERWLADRSWSAADRPLDQLLDRKRAAGTTVSVVLPALDEEATVGAIVEVIRRELIEGLPVPLVDELVVLDSGSSDRTAEVAAKAGARVVHRDEVLPRIPALPGKGEVLWRSLLATDGDIVCFVDADLRDFSATFVSGIVGPLLTDPDVQFVKAMYDRPLGPEFDGLAPGRTPGQGGRVTELVARPLLNLHWPQLAGFVQPLGGEYAVRRCLLERLPFPVGYGVELGLLVDALHTVGLDALAQVDVGVRIHRHQDGQALGRMAAAIYRTAQVRLSRGHLVRPELTQFERGPEGFVPRTYPVDTEERPPMAGIKEYALRRVA
- a CDS encoding alpha,alpha-trehalose-phosphate synthase (UDP-forming); translated protein: MASQVLVAANRGPLSYALAEDGTLSARRGGGGLVSGLSTALAEQPDALWICAALSDADREAVRRGVAEPGVRMLDIDPTMYDDAYNGIANSVLWFTHHHLYDIPREPVFDAEFRRRWESYERYNQAFAEALAEEAGQGASVLVQDYHLALVPGLLRVLRPDLRIAHFTHTPWAAPAYLSMLPDVVRETLLWGMLGADVLGFHTEAWAAEFLGSARLDDAWGQAEVREGSVVEHHRYSVWPARTTSVRAYPLGVDGDELRALAHRPEVNDKLAELRAEVDGLRTIVRVDRTELSKNILRGLLAYRELLTTRPQWHGRVVHLASAYPSRQDLRVYREYTAAVAELAEEINAEFGTEDWQPVLVSVKDDFARSLAAYRLADVALVNPVRDGMNLVAKEIPVVSEAGCVLVLSTGAGAYEELRQDALTVNPYDVTATADALHAALSMPMAERAERTKRLAAAATSLPPTAWFTAQLSALAD
- the otsB gene encoding trehalose-phosphatase — translated: MGSHPHDLPMPVTAAGREGLEALLRAPRRSVVALDFDGTLADIVPDPDQARAHPGAVPALSALAPEVDSVAVITGRPAGVAVRYGGFAGVPGLEHMVVLGHYGAERWDAVSGIVHAPAEHPGVAAVRAELPGFLDSIGAWRGTWIEEKGRALAVHTRRAENPAAAFAALREPLAELAARHGLMVEPGRAVLELRPPGMDKGVALTEFLAERDAGAVLYAGDDLGDLAAYAAVEKGRTDGLPGVLVCSGSAEVPELASRADLVLPGPGSVAGFLAALAEAIRR
- the thrC gene encoding threonine synthase gives rise to the protein MRRKGLAIMAAQTVATSVDLGPATGLSCRECGTRFELGPIFACAECFGPLEVAYDLPTGDPETLRAAIEAGPNNIWRYAPLLPVPADVAAKPSLNPGFTKLVDAANLAKELGVTGKLYVKDDSGNPTHSFKDRVVAIAVEAARAFGFTTLSCSSTGNLAGAVGAAAARAGFRSCVFIPHDLEQGKVVMAGVYGGDLVGIEGNYDDVNRFCSELIGDPLGEGWGFVNVNLRPYYGEGSKTLAYEICEQLGWQLPDQIVIPIASGSQLTKIDKGLQELIKLGLVEDKPYKIFGAQAEGCSPVSTAFKAGHDVVRPQKPNTIAKSLAIGNPADGPYVLDIARRTGGFVEDVNDEQVVEAIKILAQTEGIFAETAGGVTVGVTKKLIDNGQLDPTLTTVVLNTGDGLKTLEAVAADSGQTATIRPSLDAFRAAGLA
- a CDS encoding DUF3263 domain-containing protein, whose amino-acid sequence is MTDEGQLTATEAAVLAYESRTWPGPGAKERAIREGLGMAPVRYYQLLNALMDDPRALAHAPGTVNRLRRIREAQRARR